From a region of the Haloferax volcanii DS2 genome:
- a CDS encoding YhjD/YihY/BrkB family envelope integrity protein, producing the protein MNPRMTRALTLGRAIVYEVRTERLTFMAGSIAYGAFVSLLPLFLLVLAAVSATGDSGLREGVIAVIQSVLTPGAGDVIVAELESSTQLASLSVVGALVLVWGTLRIFRGLDTAFSDIYESEAANTFADQLLDGIVVLVTVSLAVVAGALIESALPALDGALGWVVYRGLLVAVLFVTFYPMYYIFPDENVTSLEVVPGTLVAAVGLTTFESLFRLYVEFSSRTPESSVVAGILVLLTWLYFSGLVILLGAAVNAVLSNRSRDVNVRPLFGGVPLDSRTDTVTRGEVTAAIERLDRLVAAAPDEDLTLRVGDESVTLPRPERVVTDTETSRFLPEDPVRLELRWSSWPDSHEE; encoded by the coding sequence ATGAATCCGCGCATGACGAGAGCGCTCACGCTCGGCCGGGCTATCGTGTACGAGGTGCGCACCGAGCGGCTCACCTTCATGGCGGGAAGCATCGCCTACGGGGCGTTCGTCTCGCTGTTACCGCTGTTTCTGCTCGTCCTTGCAGCCGTCTCCGCCACCGGCGACAGCGGTCTCCGCGAGGGCGTCATCGCCGTCATCCAGTCCGTCCTGACTCCCGGCGCGGGCGACGTTATCGTCGCCGAACTGGAGTCGTCGACCCAACTGGCGAGCCTCTCCGTCGTCGGGGCGCTCGTGTTGGTGTGGGGGACGCTCCGCATCTTCCGCGGTCTCGACACCGCCTTCTCGGACATCTACGAGTCGGAGGCGGCCAACACCTTCGCCGACCAGCTTTTGGACGGCATCGTCGTGCTCGTCACCGTCTCGCTCGCCGTCGTCGCCGGCGCGCTCATCGAGTCCGCGCTCCCGGCGCTCGACGGCGCGCTCGGCTGGGTCGTCTACCGCGGACTCCTCGTCGCCGTCCTGTTCGTGACGTTCTACCCGATGTACTACATCTTCCCCGACGAGAACGTGACCTCCCTCGAAGTCGTTCCCGGCACGCTCGTCGCCGCCGTCGGGCTGACGACGTTCGAGTCGCTGTTCCGGCTCTACGTCGAGTTCAGTAGCCGCACCCCCGAGTCGAGCGTCGTCGCCGGCATCCTCGTCCTCCTGACGTGGCTCTACTTCAGCGGGCTCGTCATCCTCCTCGGCGCGGCCGTCAACGCGGTGCTGTCGAACCGCTCGCGCGACGTGAACGTCCGCCCGCTGTTCGGCGGCGTCCCCCTCGACTCCCGGACCGACACCGTGACGCGCGGCGAGGTGACCGCGGCCATCGAACGACTCGACCGCCTCGTTGCGGCCGCTCCCGACGAGGACCTGACGCTCCGCGTCGGCGACGAGTCCGTTACGCTCCCCCGCCCAGAGCGGGTCGTCACCGACACCGAGACCAGCCGTTTCCTCCCGGAAGACCCCGTCAGACTGGAGCTCAGGTGGTCCTCGTGGCCTGACAGTCACGAGGAGTGA
- a CDS encoding MTH1187 family thiamine-binding protein: protein MTVIAMLSVAPVVEGSMSGEVAKAVAALDDFEVSYETNPMGTVIEADDIDELLAAVGAAHKAVDGDRVSTFLKIDDKRTKEQTAADKVDAVEAHLGREARSDRE, encoded by the coding sequence ATGACAGTCATCGCTATGTTGAGCGTCGCACCGGTCGTCGAAGGGAGCATGTCGGGCGAGGTCGCCAAGGCCGTCGCGGCCCTCGACGACTTCGAGGTGTCCTACGAGACGAACCCGATGGGGACGGTCATCGAGGCCGACGACATCGACGAACTGCTCGCGGCGGTCGGCGCGGCCCACAAGGCGGTCGACGGCGACCGCGTGAGCACGTTCCTGAAGATAGACGACAAGCGCACGAAAGAACAGACGGCCGCCGACAAGGTCGACGCCGTCGAAGCCCATCTCGGACGGGAAGCGAGAAGCGACCGCGAGTAG
- the mch gene encoding methenyltetrahydromethanopterin cyclohydrolase yields MDSINRMAIELVDEALDFAGELGIEGYELDSGATVIDFGVDADGGVEAGMLLAEIQTAGLATVQTRMGEVAGTPRPHVELSTDRPALALLCSQKAGWELTFDDFDGLGSGPARALVGEEEEFHHLGYYDEFDLTVLAVESIDLPTDEVAEHVAETTGLEPSAVFLPTYATGSLVGSVTGAARAAELAVFNLFEAGYDPTNVLSINGSAPLAPVSYDESVAMGRTNDAVAYGGRVHVTVSEDFDEFDRAISTAESDYGVPFEQLFEDADWDFGAVDPDVFGPAQVTVDVVDGPTYTLGETDEDVLADSFGL; encoded by the coding sequence ATGGACAGCATCAATCGGATGGCCATCGAACTGGTCGACGAGGCGCTCGACTTCGCCGGAGAGCTCGGCATCGAGGGCTACGAACTCGACTCGGGTGCGACGGTCATCGACTTCGGCGTCGACGCCGACGGCGGTGTCGAAGCGGGGATGCTCCTCGCGGAGATTCAGACCGCGGGTCTCGCCACGGTACAGACGCGGATGGGCGAGGTCGCCGGCACGCCCCGTCCGCACGTCGAACTCTCCACCGACCGCCCCGCGCTGGCCCTGCTCTGTTCGCAGAAGGCCGGCTGGGAGCTCACCTTCGACGACTTCGACGGCCTCGGCTCCGGCCCGGCGCGCGCGCTGGTCGGCGAGGAAGAGGAGTTCCACCACCTCGGCTACTACGACGAGTTCGACCTGACGGTCCTCGCCGTCGAGAGCATCGACCTCCCGACCGACGAAGTCGCGGAACACGTCGCGGAGACGACCGGCCTCGAACCGAGCGCCGTCTTCCTGCCGACCTACGCGACCGGCTCGCTCGTCGGGAGCGTCACGGGCGCGGCCCGCGCCGCCGAACTCGCCGTGTTCAACCTCTTCGAAGCGGGCTACGACCCGACGAACGTCCTCTCTATCAACGGCTCCGCCCCGCTCGCGCCCGTCAGCTACGACGAGAGCGTCGCCATGGGCCGGACGAACGACGCCGTCGCCTACGGCGGGCGCGTCCACGTCACCGTCAGCGAGGACTTCGACGAGTTCGACCGCGCGATTTCCACGGCCGAGTCGGACTACGGCGTCCCGTTCGAACAGCTGTTCGAGGACGCCGACTGGGACTTCGGCGCGGTCGACCCCGACGTGTTCGGCCCGGCGCAGGTCACGGTCGATGTGGTCGACGGTCCGACGTACACCCTCGGCGAGACCGACGAGGACGTGCTCGCCGACTCGTTCGGGCTGTGA
- a CDS encoding GTPBP1 family GTP-binding protein: protein MSADRALLDEALERGEEEGGNVEFKERLTRAVHLSDGRMESLAAQLRHRVLSGDGVATYVVGVTDDGGIAGIPPDDFSETMDVLSLLAEEAGAHIEDVETWGVGDSVERGLVGVATIREGAMLDVDDDHIVVGTAGHVDHGKSTLVGSLVTGQADNGNGSTRSFLDVQPHEVERGLSADLSYAVYGFSDDGPVHMRNPHRKSDRAQIVQEADRLVSFVDTVGHEPWLRTTIRGLVGQRLDYGLLVVAADDGPTRTTREHLGILLAMELPTVVAITKVDAVSEERAAEVEREVERLLRDVGRTPLSVERHGVEAAVEEISESVVPLFPTSAVTMDGLDDLDQLFESLPKRSAAEGDFKMYIDRTYSVTGVGAVASGTVNSGAVEAGDELLLGPMSDGEFREVEVRSIEMHYHRVDRANAGRIVGIALKGVRESEIERGMVLLPADAEPTSVREFEADVIVLNHPTRIQEGYEPVVHLETISEAAVFHPDGGRLLPGDTGTTRVEFKFRSYFVEEGQRFVFREGRSKGVGTVTKVD from the coding sequence ATGAGCGCGGATCGGGCTCTCTTGGACGAGGCCCTCGAGCGCGGTGAGGAAGAAGGCGGAAACGTCGAGTTCAAAGAACGCCTCACCCGCGCCGTTCACCTGTCCGACGGCCGGATGGAGTCGCTCGCGGCTCAACTCAGACACCGAGTGCTCTCCGGCGACGGCGTGGCGACCTACGTGGTCGGCGTCACCGACGACGGCGGCATCGCCGGCATCCCACCGGACGACTTCTCCGAGACCATGGACGTGCTGTCGCTTCTGGCCGAAGAGGCCGGGGCGCACATCGAAGACGTGGAGACGTGGGGCGTCGGTGACTCGGTCGAACGCGGCCTCGTCGGCGTCGCGACCATCCGCGAGGGCGCGATGCTCGACGTCGACGACGACCACATCGTCGTCGGCACCGCGGGGCACGTCGACCACGGCAAATCGACGCTCGTCGGGTCGCTCGTGACCGGACAGGCCGACAACGGCAACGGAAGCACGCGGTCGTTCCTCGACGTGCAACCCCACGAGGTCGAACGCGGCCTGTCGGCGGACCTCTCGTACGCCGTCTACGGCTTTTCCGACGACGGGCCGGTCCACATGCGCAACCCCCACCGGAAGTCCGACCGGGCGCAAATCGTCCAGGAGGCCGACCGGCTGGTCTCGTTCGTCGATACCGTGGGCCACGAGCCGTGGCTCCGGACGACGATTCGCGGCCTCGTCGGCCAGCGCCTCGACTACGGCCTGCTCGTCGTCGCCGCCGACGACGGCCCGACGCGGACGACCCGCGAACACCTCGGCATCCTGCTCGCCATGGAACTGCCGACGGTCGTCGCCATCACGAAGGTCGACGCCGTCTCCGAGGAGCGCGCCGCCGAGGTCGAACGCGAGGTCGAGCGACTCCTCCGCGACGTTGGTCGGACGCCCCTGAGCGTCGAGCGCCACGGCGTCGAGGCCGCCGTCGAGGAGATAAGCGAGTCGGTCGTCCCGCTGTTCCCGACGAGCGCGGTGACGATGGACGGTCTCGACGACCTCGACCAGTTGTTCGAGTCGCTCCCGAAGCGCAGCGCCGCCGAGGGCGACTTCAAGATGTACATCGACCGGACCTACTCGGTCACGGGCGTCGGCGCGGTCGCCTCGGGCACGGTCAACTCCGGGGCTGTCGAGGCCGGCGACGAACTCCTCTTGGGGCCGATGTCGGACGGCGAGTTCCGCGAGGTCGAGGTCCGCTCCATCGAGATGCACTACCACCGGGTCGACCGGGCCAACGCCGGCCGCATCGTCGGCATCGCGCTCAAGGGCGTCCGCGAGTCCGAAATCGAACGCGGGATGGTGCTCCTCCCGGCCGACGCGGAGCCCACGTCGGTCCGCGAGTTCGAAGCCGACGTGATAGTGCTCAACCACCCGACGCGGATTCAGGAGGGCTACGAGCCGGTCGTCCACCTCGAAACCATCTCCGAGGCGGCCGTCTTCCACCCCGACGGCGGACGACTCCTGCCGGGCGACACCGGCACGACTCGCGTGGAGTTCAAATTCCGTTCGTACTTCGTCGAGGAGGGCCAGCGATTCGTCTTCCGCGAGGGGCGGTCGAAGGGCGTCGGAACCGTGACGAAAGTCGACTAG
- a CDS encoding J domain-containing protein, which produces MDRDRLVMGLAAVFAGITMLLVVLAFAYRQLLLLFVAVPFGATTYFMYAHVSGRLHERFRRTRVRADAGRGGFGFRSERRRGDRRETGGFGAGPRDDPQEGPRAGRFGPNAGPDGGFDGDRRRRQRTRGDGPSVRPPRRGMSRQQALDTLDLDGDASADDVKAAYRERVKETHPDSKTGDEEAFKRVNRAYERLTE; this is translated from the coding sequence GTGGACCGAGACCGACTCGTCATGGGGCTCGCGGCGGTGTTCGCGGGTATCACCATGCTCCTCGTCGTGTTGGCGTTCGCCTACCGACAGCTCTTGTTGCTGTTCGTCGCCGTCCCCTTCGGCGCGACGACGTACTTCATGTACGCCCACGTCAGCGGCCGCCTCCACGAGCGGTTCCGCCGGACGCGCGTCCGCGCCGACGCCGGACGCGGCGGGTTCGGTTTCCGGTCGGAGCGACGGCGAGGCGACCGCCGGGAGACCGGTGGCTTCGGCGCGGGCCCCCGCGACGACCCACAAGAGGGTCCGCGTGCCGGGCGGTTCGGCCCTAACGCCGGTCCCGACGGCGGATTCGACGGCGACCGCCGGCGGCGACAGCGAACCCGCGGTGACGGGCCGAGCGTCCGCCCGCCGCGGCGCGGCATGAGCCGACAACAAGCCCTCGACACGCTCGACCTCGACGGCGACGCCTCCGCGGACGACGTGAAAGCGGCCTACCGCGAGCGGGTCAAAGAGACCCATCCGGACTCGAAGACCGGCGACGAGGAGGCGTTCAAGCGCGTCAACCGCGCCTACGAGCGTCTGACCGAGTAA
- the pyrF gene encoding orotidine-5'-phosphate decarboxylase has protein sequence MGFFDDLRDRIEATDSVVSVGLDADIDRLPDHLLDKDLPRWAFNRRIIDATHEHAAAFKPNAAFYEDEDGWRSLRETIAYAHGKGVPVLLDAKRADIGNTTRKYADLLDDADAITVNPYMGRDSIQPFLSREDKGVFVLCRTSNPGGADLQSLELDTGEPLYERVAALCDLWNEHGNVGLVVGATGPDELEHLREQVPDLPFLVPGVGAQGGDAEAAVEFGLADGVGLVNSSRGIIFAGEDDGEDFDKAAGQAAKRLKNRLNQYR, from the coding sequence ATGGGCTTCTTCGACGACCTCCGCGACCGCATCGAGGCGACAGACAGCGTCGTCTCGGTCGGCCTCGACGCCGACATCGACCGCCTCCCCGACCACCTGCTCGACAAGGACCTGCCGCGGTGGGCGTTCAATCGCCGCATCATCGACGCGACTCACGAGCACGCCGCGGCGTTCAAGCCGAACGCGGCGTTCTACGAGGACGAAGACGGCTGGCGCTCCCTGCGGGAAACTATCGCCTACGCCCACGGGAAGGGCGTGCCGGTCCTGCTGGACGCCAAGCGCGCCGACATCGGCAACACGACCCGCAAGTACGCCGACCTGCTCGACGACGCCGACGCCATCACGGTCAACCCCTACATGGGCCGCGACTCCATCCAGCCGTTCCTCTCGCGGGAAGACAAGGGCGTGTTCGTCCTCTGTCGCACCTCGAACCCCGGCGGCGCGGACCTCCAGTCGCTCGAACTCGACACGGGCGAACCCCTCTACGAGCGCGTCGCGGCGCTCTGCGACCTCTGGAACGAACACGGGAACGTCGGCCTCGTCGTCGGCGCGACCGGTCCCGACGAACTGGAACACCTCCGCGAGCAGGTGCCCGACCTGCCGTTTCTCGTCCCCGGCGTGGGGGCGCAGGGCGGCGACGCCGAGGCCGCCGTCGAGTTCGGCCTCGCGGACGGCGTCGGTCTCGTGAACTCCTCGCGCGGCATCATCTTCGCCGGCGAGGACGACGGTGAGGACTTCGACAAGGCCGCCGGACAGGCCGCAAAGCGCCTCAAAAACCGGCTGAACCAGTACCGCTGA